A DNA window from Candidatus Acidiferrales bacterium contains the following coding sequences:
- a CDS encoding peroxiredoxin: MKLKIGDKAPDFELPSTGGKLFRLGNSLSANKLVLYFYPKDFTMGCTREACGFRDEFSELANSGMNVIGVSTDSIESHEKFKREHKLPFNLLSDINGEVARLYGVYNSLFKIANRVTFIIGSDGKIASITKNLFAPKAHIRAAKNEE, from the coding sequence ATGAAGCTAAAGATCGGTGACAAAGCACCGGATTTTGAGTTGCCGTCGACCGGGGGCAAGCTCTTTCGACTTGGCAACAGTCTCAGTGCTAACAAACTCGTTTTATATTTTTACCCGAAAGATTTTACGATGGGCTGTACTCGCGAGGCGTGTGGGTTCCGCGACGAATTTTCCGAGTTGGCGAATTCCGGAATGAACGTGATCGGCGTAAGCACCGATTCGATCGAGAGTCATGAGAAGTTCAAAAGAGAGCATAAGCTTCCATTCAATTTGCTGTCGGATATCAACGGCGAAGTTGCGCGTCTCTACGGGGTTTATAACAGTCTCTTCAAAATTGCCAATCGCGTTACTTTTATTATCGGCAGCGACGGGAAAATTGCGAGCATAACGAAGAACCTGTTTGCTCCAAAGGCACATATAAGAGCGGCGAAAAATGAGGAATGA